From the Chelonoidis abingdonii isolate Lonesome George chromosome 12, CheloAbing_2.0, whole genome shotgun sequence genome, one window contains:
- the LOC116829494 gene encoding LOW QUALITY PROTEIN: uncharacterized protein LOC116829494 (The sequence of the model RefSeq protein was modified relative to this genomic sequence to represent the inferred CDS: inserted 2 bases in 1 codon; substituted 1 base at 1 genomic stop codon), whose product MAAMEPPKMPVSFEEVAVYFTQGQGALLDPAQRALYRDVMQENYEMVICLGFSIPKPELIVQLERGEEPWVPDLQACEERKLPQYTRTGAEQGSENEEEVPGEVGPQGTFVGRDEGNFSHCWEKGEALGNCHRSKKLVGNHPRKRADESINSGGGDEDPRVQQTDPNEETSWHCLQCGKGFIVRSQLVTHQTIHTGEKPLQCLYPEESFSNRSDLNNHERSHTIQCLECGKCFSSKSALNSHKKSHRGERSHKCLDCGKSFKRKSDFVNHQAIHTGERPHKCLDCGKSFTWRSALVQHQAIHTGERPHKCLDCGKSFTWRSALVKHQAIHTGERPHKCLDCGKSFTWRSALVNHQAIHTGERPHKCLDCGKSFKQRSVLVQHQATHTGERPHKCLECGKTFIQRSSLVQHQATHTGERPHKCLDCGKSFRQRSTLVKHKATHTGERHKCLDCGKSFIERLTLDKHQAIHIGEKPHKCFDCGKRFKRKIDLVNHEAIHAGXRPHKCLDXEKSFTWRSALGHHKAIHIGERPHKCLDCGKSFIWRSDLIKHGRIHTSSKLVQLMARKG is encoded by the exons atggctgcGATGGAGCCACCTAAG ATGCCGGTGagcttcgaggaggtggctgtgtatttcacccaggggcagggggctctgctggaccccgctcagagagccctctacagggacgtcatgcaggagaactacgaGATGGTGATCTGTCTGG GATTTtccattcccaaacctgagctgattgtccagctggaacgaggggaagagccgtgggtgCCCGATCTCCAGGCCTGTGAGGAAAGAAAGCTTCCACAATATACCCGCACAG GTGCTGAGCAAGGGAGTGAAAACGAGGAGGAAGTTCCTGGGGAAGTGGGACCACAGGGGACCTTTGTGGGAAGAGATGAAGGGAATTTTTCCCATtgctgggagaagggagaagcatTGGGAAATTGCCACAGGTCAAAGAAGCTTGTGGGAAACCACCCAAGGAAGAGAGCAGATGAATCTATTAATAGTGGGGGAGGAGATGAGGATCCCAGAGTGCAGCAGACAGATCCCAATGAAGAGACATCATGGCACTGCCTGCAATGTGGGAAAGGATTCATTGTGAGATCACAGCTTGTGACACATCAGACAATCCATACTGGAGAGAAACCCCTTCAATGCTTGTATCCTGAGGAAAGCTTCAGTAACCGCTCAGATCTTAATAACCATGAAAGAAGCCACACCATTCagtgccttgagtgtgggaaatgtttcagttcaaagtcagcactaaattcacataaGAAAAGCCACAGAGGAGAGAGAtcccataagtgcttagactgtgggaaaagtttcaagcGGAAGTCAGACTTTGTTaatcatcaggcaatccacactggagagagaccccataagtgcttggactgtgggaaaagtttcacatgGAGGTCAGCACTTGTtcaacatcaggcaatccacacaggagagagaccccataagtgtttggactgtgggaaaagtttcacatgGAGGTCAGCActtgttaaacatcaggcaatccacacaggagagagaccccataagtgtttggactgtgggaaaagtttcacatgGAGGTCAGCACTTGTTaatcatcaggcaatccacacaggagagagaccccacaagtgcttggattgtgggaaaagcttcaagcAAAGGTCGGTGCTTGTTCAACATCAGgcaacccacacaggagagagacctcaCAAGTGCTTGGAATGTGGGAAAACTTTCATACAAAGGTCAAGTCTTGTCCAACATCAGgcaacccacacaggagagagaccccacaagtgtttggattgtgggaaaagtttcagacAGAGGTCAACCCTTGTGAAACATAAGGCaacccacacaggggagagacacaagtgcttggactgtgggaaaagtttcatagaGAGGTTAACTCTTGAtaaacatcaggcaatccatATAGGCGAGAAACCCCACAAGTGCTTTGACTGTGGGAAACGTTTCAAGCGGAAGATAGACCTTGTTAATCATGAGGCAATCCACGCagg gagaccccataagtgcttggactgAGAGAAAAGTTTCACTTGGAGATCAGCGCTTGGTCATCACAAGGCAATACATATAGGAGAGAGACCacacaagtgcttggactgtggaaaaagtttcatatgGAGGTCAGACCTCATTAAACATGGGAGAATCCACACAAGTTCTAAACTTGTACAGCTCATGGCAagaaagggttaa